A segment of the Bacteriovorax sp. PP10 genome:
ATTTTTCCCTTGTCAGCTTTATAGTTTTTGGTTAAAAATATGGACTCAAATCGACGCCCTGCTGGTGAAATTGGCAGACACGCCAGACTTAGGATCTGGTGCGCAAGCGTGGGGGTTCAAGTCCCTCGCAGGGCACCATTTGATTTGAAAATTCAAGAAAACAGATAACCCAACTCGATTGGGTTTTTTTGCGCCCGAAATTCTAAAAAAAAGGCCTGATCATTGATCAGGCCTTTTAAGTTTTACAGTAAAATTTTAAACTAGTGCGACTCTTGTGTTGGATCTGCTTTTGGTTCAGCAATCTCAACATACACAAATTGACCAATAAGGTTAGCAGCAGGAGCGATCACATAAGTTCCATCGTTTTCAGAAACGTCTGCACAGTTATCAATCGCAAGACCATCTTTATGAACAGCAACTGAAGCTTGTTCAGCAGCTACTTTAAAAGAATAAGTGATGAAAGTTGCGGCCGCAGGGTTTTTAACTTTTGCTCTTAATAGAATTAAAAATTCAGAAGAGTTATCACCAGCAGTGCACGTCGTTTTTTCTGGATTAGAGTAAGCGTATGTCCACGGATTGCGCATTGTCTGAGTCGTTAAAGCAATAACCTGAAAATCTGACCTTGAAAGGTTTCTTCCAAGAACCTGTTTGATAACCTGGTTAAGACCAGTGTTTTTATCATTTGCTTGAGTGTAAAATTTTTCAGTTACTGAGTCAGTAAGTGATTCATTAACAGGCAGACCTGCATGCGCTAGAGTTGTCGTTAATAATCCTAATGCCAGAATTGTGAAGAGTGATTTCATAAGAGTGCCTCTTGATTGTTTGAGGCACTCTACCTCGAATTAGAGTTGGGAGAGCAGTTACTGAATATTTTATAGGTACGGGTTACGAGTTCGGGCGTTTTAACCAGCCTCTTTTATAGACCCATATAAAAATTACAAGCGAAATGGATAACATCAGGATAAGGACATACTGGTAGCCGTGCGGATGACGAAGCTCGGGCATGTACTCAAAGTTCATCCCATAAACTCCCGCCAGGAAATTGAGGGGTAAAAAGAAAATAGAGAAGACGGTCAGGACGCGCATGACTTCATTGGTTTTTTGCGCAGCTAAAGAGATATGTAAGTTTAATAGACCCGTCACATTTTCCAGCACATCTTCAGTATAGAACAAATTTCTTTCAATATTTTCACGAAGACCTTGAAAATCTCTCCAAACAAAGTCTGGCCTGTTTTGAAGGGCCCCGAGGATATCCAAAGAAAACTTTAAGATTTTTCTAATCGCTGAAGCTTTTCTTTTTAAAAAATACCCTTCGCGAACGATGTCTTTATTTTTTGAATTTTCAAAAATATTTTCTTCAAAAATT
Coding sequences within it:
- a CDS encoding CorA family divalent cation transporter, whose product is MKKSEHQLQNFRWIDLTGPKRSDLNHLAQELNIPNRILINALDPEHLPKYELLDSAAVIYLRVIDPSKTNAVNIQDLTTKITLIITDDLVMSIHRLDHLFLEELRIESAEKNFTLKDLIKRIITSSLMTFDVPLTTLENRVEIFEENIFENSKNKDIVREGYFLKRKASAIRKILKFSLDILGALQNRPDFVWRDFQGLRENIERNLFYTEDVLENVTGLLNLHISLAAQKTNEVMRVLTVFSIFFLPLNFLAGVYGMNFEYMPELRHPHGYQYVLILMLSISLVIFIWVYKRGWLKRPNS